The following are encoded in a window of Carya illinoinensis cultivar Pawnee chromosome 15, C.illinoinensisPawnee_v1, whole genome shotgun sequence genomic DNA:
- the LOC122296022 gene encoding TMV resistance protein N-like, whose product MNFGGCDFLTKFLDISSCPNLKKIDLRSCKNLVEIHDSVGLILDKLVNLRLGRCFNLKSFLRRLQLRSLELLSSLLNFPKIECEMEHLQEVYLMGTAIEELPSSIGFLTRLSSLYLSGSVNLKRLPSSIHQLRFLQFFDLSNCPNIRSFGMEEEVHNGQPTPYVVSTSWKNEASLGAELSLLPPTKSTTSLILNLMNSGLSKSNFFGPFHFFPNLDHLDLSGSDIVSIPTSIKRYVRLGYLILNDCKQLQEIKEFPPNLNFVHAGGCISLESLPEISKEFNFPRLRWIDLASCYKVNMGNWISNPAWNGAEMIFPRNKILEWFSHCKEITSNSHRCEFDIKVALPYNLDDIIGIAFCVVIEFVAAIFFYVDIRRALGENVIEPVTVTYPNRYWQGHPKFDEIDSDHVWLRYLTTENITRLRNVSADQANDHLRIIFENCIPDNSLIFKRCEFICYTNSMMNRMKKIMKMLMSIWMHPLKILEI is encoded by the exons ATGAATTTTGGTGGTTGTGATTTCTTAACGAAATTCTTGGATATTTCAAGTTGcccaaatttgaagaaaatagatCTTCGTTCTTGTAAAAATCTAGTTGAAATTCATGATTCTGTTGGATTAATCCTTGATAAGCTTGTTAACTTGAGACTTGGTAGATGTTTCAATCTAAAGAGCTTTCTAAGGAGACTCCAATTGAGATCTCTGGAACTCCTCTCAAGCCTTCTAAACTTTCCTAAAATAGAATGTGAAATGGAACATTTACAAGAAGTCTACTTAATGGGCACCGCAATAGAAGAATTGCCTTCATCCATTGGGTTCCTCACTAGGCTTTCAAGTTTATACCTAAGTGGCTCCGTAAACTTGAAGCGTCTACCAAGTAGCATTCATCAGTTGAGATTTCTACAGTTTTTTGATCTCAGCAATTGTCCAAATATTAGAAGTTTTGGGATGGAGGAGGAGGTGCATAATGGACAACCCACGCCCTATGTAGTGTCTACAAGCTGGAAAAATGAAGCTTCATTGGGTGCAGAATTATCATTGCTGCCTCCAACAAAATCAACCACTTCTCTTATCTTGAATCTTATGAACTCTGGCCTATCAAAATCGAATTTCTTTGGgccatttcatttctttcccaATCTAGATCATTTAGATCTATCAGGAAGTGATATCGTAAGCATTCCTACAAGCATCAAAAGATATGTTAGATTGGGGTATCTTATATTGAATGATTGCAAGCAACTTCAAGAAATTAAAGAGTTTCCACCGAATCTAAATTTCGTACATGCTGGGGGATGCATATCACTGGAAAGTTTACCAGAAATATCAAAAGAATTCAATTTCCCACGGCTAAGATGGATTGACCTGGCCAGTTGCTATAAAGTGAATATGGGAAATTGGATATCAAATCCTGCATGGAATGGA GCTGAGATGATATTTCCCAGAAATAAGATTCTAGAATGGTTCAGCCATTGCAAGGAGATCACTTCAAATAGTCATCGGTGTGAATTTGATATTAAAGTGGCCCTACCATATAATTTGGATGACATCATAGGAATTGCTTTTTGTGTTGTTATTGAATTCGTTgcagctatttttttttatgttgacaTCAGGAGAGCATTGGGAGAAAATGTTATTGAACCCGTTACAGTTACCTACCCCAATCGTTATTGGCAGGGCCatccaaaatttgatgaaattgATTCAGATCATGTATGGTTAAGGTACCTAACTACAGAAAATATTACACGCCTACGAAATGTGAGTGCAGATCAGGCAAATGATCATCTGAggattatatttgaaaactgtATCCCAGATAATTCTTTGATCTTCAAACGTTGCGAGTTCATCTGTTATACAAATAGCATGATGAACAGAATGAAAAAGATCATGAAAATGTTGATGTCCATTTGGATGCACCCATTGAAGATATTGGAAATTTAG
- the LOC122296989 gene encoding disease resistance protein RPV1-like: MALPTISSSSSSSSDTSPWYYDVFLSFRGKDTRNTFTVHLYRTLTQKGIRTFIDKDELIRGDEISPTLLQAIEVSRISIIVLSKNYASSTWCLDELLKILDQCKESMQQKILSVFYHVDPSDVRHKRKSFGKALAKHAEKLNVDMKLQLWKEALREVAQLSGYHLTRKRNESKFIENIIQDVSRMANDHLYLHVAEHPVGLKPHVENVKLRLSVGTKDIRIIGIFGVGGIGGCRSLEVDNIDMGIHMIKRRLHSKRVLLILDGVDHLDQLKTLVGARDWFGKGSRIIITTRDQHLLTTHGVDSTYEMTGLNRDDAFQLFCWHVFGSKKPIDGDEEFVEEIINYAGSLLLVLTVLGSDLYGRTKKEWESAFDQYRKIPHQNIQKLIQTSYDRLSENEKNVFLDIACFFNGEWLYNVIEMLDSFGFSPNFSIPRLREKCLISKFDGILKMHDLLRDMGREVVRQESLKNPGARSRLFFHKDVRKVLEDDIVSQIKISFN; the protein is encoded by the exons ATGGCCTTACCTACAATCTCTTCTAGTTCATCCTCTTCTTCAGACACCTCTCCATGGTACTACGATGTGTTCTTGAGCTTTAGAGGAAAAGATACCCGTAATACTTTTACTGTCCATCTATACCGTACTTTGACTCAAAAGGGAATCCGTACCTTTATAGATAAGGATGAGCTCATACGAGGTGATGAAATTTCACCTACACTCCTCCAAGCTATAGAAGTTTCAAGAATTTCTATCATTGTACTCTCAAAAAATTATGCATCATCAACATGGTGCTTGGACGAGCTATTAAAAATTCTTGATCAATGTAAAGAATCAATGCAACAAAAGATTCTATCTGTATTTTACCATGTAGATCCATCAGATGTACGCCATAAAAGAAAGAGTTTTGGAAAAGCATTGGCTAAACATGCTGAGAAATTGAATGTAGACATGAAGTTGCAGCTGTGGAAGGAAGCCCTTCGAGAAGTTGCCCAATTGTCCGGATACCATCTGACCAGAAAGAG GAATGAATCAAAATTCATTGAAAATATCATTCAAGACGTCTCAAGAATGGCAAATGATCATTTATATTTACATGTTGCTGAGCATCCCGTTGGATTAAAACctcatgtagaaaatgtcaaattgcGTTTAAGCGTTGGAACGAAAGACATACGAATTATAGGAATTTTTGGAGTTGGGGGAATTG GAGGCTGTAGAAGTTTGGAGGTTGACAATATTGATATGGGAATCCATATGATAAAGCGTAGGCTTCACTCTAAGAGAGTTCTTCTAATTCTTGATGGTGTAGACCACTTGGATCAATTAAAAACATTAGTAGGAGCTCGTGATTGGTTTGGTAAAGGAAGTAGAATCATCATCACAACAAGAGATCAACACTTGTTGACTACTCATGGAGTTGATTCAACATATGAGATGACGGGATTGAATCGAGATGATGCTTTTCAGCTATTTTGTTGGCATGTTTTCGGAAGTAAGAAACCGATTGACGGTGATGAAGAGTTTGTAGAAGAGATCATAAATTATGCTGGGAGCCTTCTACTAGTTTTAACAGTGCTCGGCTCGGATTTATATGGCAGAACTAAAAAAGAGTGGGAAAGTGCATTTGATCAGTACAGGAAAATCCCTcaccaaaatattcaaaaattaattcaaacaaGTTATGATAGATtaagtgaaaatgaaaagaatgttTTTCTTGACATTGCATGTTTTTTCAATGGAGAATGGCTTTATAATGTCATTGAGATGCTAGATAGTTTTGGTTTTTCCCCAAACTTTTCGATCCCAAGACTTAGGGAGAAGTGtcttatttcaaaatttgatggaATATTAAAAATGCATGACTTGTTACGAGATATGGGTAGAGAAGTTGTTCGACAAGAATCACTCAAAAATCCAGGAGCACGTAGCAGATTATTCTTTCATAAAGATGTTCGCAAAGTACTGGAGGATGATATAGTAAGTCAGATCAAAATCTCTTTCAATTAA